Genomic window (Bradyrhizobium sp. 186):
CTTTGTTGGGGTGGGCTTCATTCCGCTGGCACTGATCGCGACGTGGAGTTTCTGGAGCTTCGATCCTGATACCTACTGGATCAAGCCCGCCTGGTCGTTCGCGTCATATGCGGCCCTCCTCGAGAACGGACGAGCAACCGTTTTTCTGCGCACGGCGGGCCTCGCCGCACTGACCGCTACGGCTTCCACGCTGCTCGCTGTTCCGGCCGCGGGGGTCGTCGGTCTGTTGAGCGGACCGCGCCGGGCTGCGCTCCTCCTCGCACTGTTCACCATTCCATTCTTCACGAGCGGCCTCGTGCGCGCCTTTGCATGGCGCCTCGTGCTTGGTCGGCAGGGCGTCATCAACAACGCGCTAATGAGCCTTGGAATTGTGGAGACTCCAGTCGAATGGCTTTTGTTCTCCGATTTTGCGGTCCTGCTGGGGATGGTCGCCGCCTATCTGCCATTCGCTATAGTTCCCATTGTGCTGGCATTCAAGCGGATCGAACATTCAGTGATTCGTGCAAGCCAGGACCTTGGTGCAGGCTTCTGGACCGTGCTCGCAACCATCGTCTTACCGCTCGTCCTGCCAGGAATCGTGGCGGGCTTTCTGTTCGTATTCGTCGTCGCCGTTGGCACGTCGATGGAGATCCAGCTTCTTGGAGGGGCTGGGGCTTCTTCCATTTCCATCATGATCGACGATGTACTGAGAGTGGTGAATTTCCCCCTCGCCTTCGCCATCGCTACGGTCGTCATCACTCTGCTCACCGTCCTCAT
Coding sequences:
- a CDS encoding ABC transporter permease; protein product: MAEIEERVVPHEPGLGESVGARWRPAGFLLALPSLAVFVGVGFIPLALIATWSFWSFDPDTYWIKPAWSFASYAALLENGRATVFLRTAGLAALTATASTLLAVPAAGVVGLLSGPRRAALLLALFTIPFFTSGLVRAFAWRLVLGRQGVINNALMSLGIVETPVEWLLFSDFAVLLGMVAAYLPFAIVPIVLAFKRIEHSVIRASQDLGAGFWTVLATIVLPLVLPGIVAGFLFVFVVAVGTSMEIQLLGGAGASSISIMIDDVLRVVNFPLAFAIATVVITLLTVLIITANRALGLSRLFESLGI